The following DNA comes from Sphingopyxis sp. BSN-002.
CATCACGGCCTGCCCCTTGGCGCGGCGCTGTTCGACCATGATCTTGTTGAGTCGCTGGATCGTGTCGCTGCCGGTTGTGATGCACCAGCCGGGCACGACCGCATGGACGAGCGCGCAAAGCCCGCCATAGATCATCGTTACACCGAATTTCGACGCGACCCCGAAATGCTCGAGATAATTCTCGTCAACGCTCTTCGGATGATCGACGAACAGGCGCTTGAACATGGGAGGCGGTTCCTTTCCGGCTGCGGCTCCCCTAGCGGGTGATACTATCTCCGGCAAGGGCGGCAGCGCGCTCAAACTGACCCGCTCGGCCAGCCGATGCGGACCAGGGTTTCGTCGGGATCGGACAGCGCGAACTCGTACATTCCCCATGGTTTGTGCGTCGGCGCCTTTTCGGGGCCGAGGATCCGGTCGCGTACCCGTTCGGCGACCGCGTCGACCTGCGCCGTGTAGAGATAGAGGCCGAACGGATTCTGGTCGCGCT
Coding sequences within:
- a CDS encoding VOC family protein; its protein translation is MTDPAHHIAAILPCSDLDASTAFYALLGLEVVSDYGSYRLLADGKGWQLHLTNESGPTWPERDQNPFGLYLYTAQVDAVAERVRDRILGPEKAPTHKPWGMYEFALSDPDETLVRIGWPSGSV
- a CDS encoding DUF6356 family protein produces the protein MFKRLFVDHPKSVDENYLEHFGVASKFGVTMIYGGLCALVHAVVPGWCITTGSDTIQRLNKIMVEQRRAKGQAVMQMSTIDWVI